Proteins from a single region of Sylvia atricapilla isolate bSylAtr1 chromosome 7, bSylAtr1.pri, whole genome shotgun sequence:
- the GMPPA gene encoding mannose-1-phosphate guanyltransferase alpha isoform X2, producing MPLKAVILIGGPQKGTRFRPLSFEVPKPLFPVAGVPMVQHHIEACAKVPGMKEILLMGFYQPNEALSRFLVSAQQEFKVPIRYLQEYAALGTGGGIYHFRDQILSGGAEAFFVLNADVCSEFPLQEMLEFRQQHGDVHSFVILGTTANRTQALNYGCIVANADTQEVQHYVEKPSTFVSEIINCGIYLFTPAIFQHIGEVFQRNQQELELEESSNGWQRAEVIRLEQDVFTALAGSGKLYVYKTDGFWSQIKSAGSAIYASRLYLNQYSKSHPERLAQNKPGGPVIRGNVYIHPTASIDSTAVLGPNVSIGEGVTVGAGVRVRESIVLHGASLHDHTCVLNTIVGWDSTIGRWARVEGTPSDPNPNDPYAKIDSETLFRDGRLTPSITILGCSVTIPAEVVILNSIVLPHKELSRSYKNQIIL from the exons ATGCCGCTCAAGGCCGTCATCCTCATCGGGGGCCCGCAGAAGG GGACCCGGTTCCGGCCGCTGTCCTTCGAGGTGCCTAAGCCGCTCTTCCCCGTGGCCGGAGTGCCCATGGTGCAGCACCACATCGAGGCCTGCGCCAAG GTGCCCGGCATGAAGGAGATCCTGCTGATGGGTTTCTACCAGCCCAACGAGGCCCTCAGCCGTTTTCTCGTATCGGCGCAGCAGGAGTTCAAGGTTCCCATCAG GTATCTTCAGGAGTACGCAGCCCTGGGCACGGGTGGTGGCATCTATCACTTCCGAGACCAGATCCTGTCAGGTGGTGCTGAGGCCTTCTTTGTTCTCAACGCAGACGTGTGCTCAGAGTTCCCCTTACAGGAGATGCTGGAGTTTCGACAGCAGCATGGGGATGTGCACAGCTTTGTCATTCTGGGTACCACA GCCAACAGGACACAGGCACTGAATTATGGCTGTATCGTGGCAAATGCTGACACACAGGAG gtTCAACACTATGTAGAGAAGCCCAGCACGTTTGTCAGTGAGATCATTAACTGTGGCATCTACCTCTTCACACCTGCCATCTTCCAGCACATTGGCGAGGTCTTCCAGAGAAACCAACAGGAGCTAGAACT AGAGGAAAGCTCCAATGGCTGGCAGCGTGCAGAAGTGATCCGGCTAGAGCAGGATGTTTTCACGGCCCTGGCTGGAAGTGGCAAACTCTATGTCTACAAAACTGATGGCTTCTGGAGCCAGATCAAGTCAGCTGG ctctgctatCTATGCCAGCCGCCTTTACCTGAACCAGTACAGCAAAAGTCACCCAGAGAGACTGGCCCAGAACAAACCTGGAGGCCCTGTCATCCGAG GAAATGTGTACATCCACCCAACAGCCTCCATCGACAGCACTGCAGTG CTGGGCCCCAACGTCTCTATCGGGGAGGGTGTGACAGTGGGCGCTGGTGTGCGTGTGCGAGAGTCCATCGTCCTGCACGGCGCCTCACTCCAT GACCACACCTGTGTCCTCAATACCATTGTGGGCTGGGACAGCACGATTGGGCGCTGGGCCCGGGTTGAAGGAACGCCCAGCGACCCCAACCCAAATGATCCCTATGCCAAGATCGACAGCGAGACCCTTTTCCGGGATGGGCGCCTCACACCATCCATCACAATCCTGG GCTGCAGTGTCACCATTCCTGCTGAGGTTGTTATTCTCAACTCCATTGTCCTTCCTCACAAGGAGCTGAGCCGAAGCTACAAAAACCAGATTATCCTGTGA
- the GMPPA gene encoding mannose-1-phosphate guanyltransferase alpha isoform X1 produces the protein MPLKAVILIGGPQKGTRFRPLSFEVPKPLFPVAGVPMVQHHIEACAKVPGMKEILLMGFYQPNEALSRFLVSAQQEFKVPIRYLQEYAALGTGGGIYHFRDQILSGGAEAFFVLNADVCSEFPLQEMLEFRQQHGDVHSFVILGTTANRTQALNYGCIVANADTQEVQHYVEKPSTFVSEIINCGIYLFTPAIFQHIGEVFQRNQQELELCPYLGEESSNGWQRAEVIRLEQDVFTALAGSGKLYVYKTDGFWSQIKSAGSAIYASRLYLNQYSKSHPERLAQNKPGGPVIRGNVYIHPTASIDSTAVLGPNVSIGEGVTVGAGVRVRESIVLHGASLHDHTCVLNTIVGWDSTIGRWARVEGTPSDPNPNDPYAKIDSETLFRDGRLTPSITILGCSVTIPAEVVILNSIVLPHKELSRSYKNQIIL, from the exons ATGCCGCTCAAGGCCGTCATCCTCATCGGGGGCCCGCAGAAGG GGACCCGGTTCCGGCCGCTGTCCTTCGAGGTGCCTAAGCCGCTCTTCCCCGTGGCCGGAGTGCCCATGGTGCAGCACCACATCGAGGCCTGCGCCAAG GTGCCCGGCATGAAGGAGATCCTGCTGATGGGTTTCTACCAGCCCAACGAGGCCCTCAGCCGTTTTCTCGTATCGGCGCAGCAGGAGTTCAAGGTTCCCATCAG GTATCTTCAGGAGTACGCAGCCCTGGGCACGGGTGGTGGCATCTATCACTTCCGAGACCAGATCCTGTCAGGTGGTGCTGAGGCCTTCTTTGTTCTCAACGCAGACGTGTGCTCAGAGTTCCCCTTACAGGAGATGCTGGAGTTTCGACAGCAGCATGGGGATGTGCACAGCTTTGTCATTCTGGGTACCACA GCCAACAGGACACAGGCACTGAATTATGGCTGTATCGTGGCAAATGCTGACACACAGGAG gtTCAACACTATGTAGAGAAGCCCAGCACGTTTGTCAGTGAGATCATTAACTGTGGCATCTACCTCTTCACACCTGCCATCTTCCAGCACATTGGCGAGGTCTTCCAGAGAAACCAACAGGAGCTAGAACT CTGTCCTTACCTTGG AGAGGAAAGCTCCAATGGCTGGCAGCGTGCAGAAGTGATCCGGCTAGAGCAGGATGTTTTCACGGCCCTGGCTGGAAGTGGCAAACTCTATGTCTACAAAACTGATGGCTTCTGGAGCCAGATCAAGTCAGCTGG ctctgctatCTATGCCAGCCGCCTTTACCTGAACCAGTACAGCAAAAGTCACCCAGAGAGACTGGCCCAGAACAAACCTGGAGGCCCTGTCATCCGAG GAAATGTGTACATCCACCCAACAGCCTCCATCGACAGCACTGCAGTG CTGGGCCCCAACGTCTCTATCGGGGAGGGTGTGACAGTGGGCGCTGGTGTGCGTGTGCGAGAGTCCATCGTCCTGCACGGCGCCTCACTCCAT GACCACACCTGTGTCCTCAATACCATTGTGGGCTGGGACAGCACGATTGGGCGCTGGGCCCGGGTTGAAGGAACGCCCAGCGACCCCAACCCAAATGATCCCTATGCCAAGATCGACAGCGAGACCCTTTTCCGGGATGGGCGCCTCACACCATCCATCACAATCCTGG GCTGCAGTGTCACCATTCCTGCTGAGGTTGTTATTCTCAACTCCATTGTCCTTCCTCACAAGGAGCTGAGCCGAAGCTACAAAAACCAGATTATCCTGTGA